TAATTCCCTGTTCTGCAACAGTTGCAGCTGTTGGGACAGAATTATTACTGTTTACACAAATTTGAGGTGTCCGGCAGCAGTGCTTCACTAAAaggtagaaaagaaattattttgtaccATAACCAAGAAAGAGTTTTAGCTGCCACATCTCCTAGGTGACGTGTCTATGCTTAACTAATGCTAGAGGATCAAAATCAGTCCAGTGAGGTTTTTCTTGTGACTGTGTGGTATATCTTATTCTCACTCTTAGTCTCTTTTtgtgaagaaactttttaaCAGGGGACAGATGGGGGCGGGGAATCTCTGCAGCTTGTTTGAAAGTTAAGATAGGCTAAAATACTATGAATCCTTGCAGCAGAATTTTACCTTGAAGCAGGTTTTAGTTTGAGGCAGCACTAACTCTGCAATTTACAATAAAGCctattttgtaattttcttgggtttcttttttaagtttagACAAAAGATGTTAATTACCTTTATTGTACTGAAGAGGAGGTAAATTGAAGCCAGACAGACAAAGGTGTAATAAGGTCATACAGATGAACACTGATATGTTTTTACTTCAATATTAAAACCAATTATCTCTGCCACCCTTTCACTGCAGTTCTTGTTTCAAGTATTTTGGTAATCTGGTTTATAGCATCTCACTGATAGCTGTATTAGCACAACTGATAGAGCACTGGTTTACTGAGCACCTAGGAAGGAACATCTGAGTATAGAAACTTAAGAAACCAGCTTTGCTACTAGGGAAAAAATACCATGTTATATTGTCAGTAAACCAtttatatacatgcacacaccttGCTGGGTGGATTTTTGTTGGTAACTCTGCATGAACTCTGCTGATGCTACTTACTGTCCTGACAGCACCACAGGAAGAATGGAGTGCAGTTGAATAGCAGTATTAGAAAATTAATGGGATTCGTAACGTTACTAATCTGTTACTTGGGTTGTAGTAGCAGATACAAATGTAATTTACTTTTAAGCTTGTAAAACAGTTGCAGATTTCTGAAAGTTAATTATTCTCACCCTCATGGTTTATAGTTTATTATTAAACTTTATTTGATGGattaggaggggaaaaaggaggataATGGAAAGCATTGCAGTAAAGTCTTTAGGAATCATTTCTCTGTCTGGGTAAAAGTAGTTGCTTCCCTTCTTAATAGGAGATGATGGCAGGCCtcctttctgattttctgaCATCACTGGCAATAAATGGCCATAGCAAATGCAGAATAATACCAGAGTGAATATCTGTCTGCAGCTACTTGCTATAATCTGTATGTGTAATCAATCTCAAGTGTCTCTCCAGAAATATGTAAAGATGGATTTATGTAGCTTGGTGAGCCAAGAACATGCAACTTGACTTACTAAGTTTAGTAACTGGAATGTTGTGTTTGTGTAAGAGGGAGAGCTCCACCTACTGGAAAATACTTCTAGTTATGGAGTGCATTTTGACTTAAGTGTGGGataacaaattttttttttttttcatgtctggtCTCAGGGATTTGGAGTGAGAgcatttgcaaagaaatagacttccttcagctttaaaaagtttGAGCTCGGAAAATACTTTCTCACACTTTCATCTTgacttgttttggttttaggaaCATCATCTCCAACGGGCTATCTCAGCACAGCAAGTATATGGAGAGAAGAGGGATAACATGGTTATACCGGTTCCAGAAGCAGAAAGTAATATTGCGTACTATGAATCTATATATCCTGGAGAATTTAAAATGCCAAAGCAGCTGATTCACATACAGCGTAAGTAAAGTAATTAATTCATCGAAGTCTACACCAAGAACTTTGTTTTGGTAGTAGTTCAAGAGACTACTCTTAAATGTCTATTGAGCTCACATTGAGAGTGATTTctgagaattaatttttttctaacatgTAAAGGAATAAGTACGTCTTACTGAAGAGGTATATTTAGTTCTTGATCAAGAAGTACATAGATGTCCTTCTTGGACATATCTATGTCCATTGATAGCACCGATGACTTGCAAATACGttgggattttgtttttgttggaaGACAGCAGCCATTCTGTTTGGATGTGAGCATGTCATTAGTTCAGATATTTTTagaatgttttcaaaagttATCGTCTGTTGCAGAATTCTGTTGCATGGCACAATTAGTAGAATTTAAAAAGTAGTATCAGCTATGTAAACAGATCTCATGCCTAATTAACTTTGGTTAAATGTTAGACTTCTGTGTCAGTCTGACCTTCAGTAGCAGCCTAAAGTATTAGAGCATGCTGCTCTGCTCCTAGGCTAGGCAAGTGGAGAGACTAATACTGCCAGTTTTCCATGCTCATACTAAGGTTAcactttttcattcttctttcccTTATCTAGTGGTCTAACAGCTGAAATGGtgactttttttcagctgcactgTATTCtacctatttatttattcattaaaaagatgcttttcatGATGTGTTTCCAGGTGAACTAGGGAGATCTTGTTTTGAATGCAGAATGCTGAATTTTTGTAGGATATCATGGAATACAGAACagttatttctgttctgcaggaTGTTACTTGTATTTGTAGATGCCCTGCTTACACAGCATAGACCGTGCTGGGCCAGTTTAGTCTGACTTATTTACATCACAAAAATCATTGATGAGAGTATGTGTAAGGTCATTGTAATACAGTCTGCACATACTTTTGTAGAAGTACCTTTGAAGTGTGTTTGGGCTGAAGTCTTAATTGTTGATAATACAATACATAAAACTGCAGAATACTagacagcactgaaaattttcaCCAATCTagaaatttcttcctgaaagcAACAAGGTAGAAAGCTGCTAGCTGGCATGACCACTAGTAAGCTTTCATTGTTTTAACAAAAGCATAGGCAAATAGATATCAACTTTATTCTTGATTCTTAATggtgtaggttttttttttttttccaagaaaaaactaGATATAACTTCAAAATAGCATTACTACAACattcaaacaaataatttttgttttgtcttcagaaGAATCTGTTGTGTACTCCAGACACTGCTACgagaacaaaacatttctgtagtaAAACTAATGTCAACTTTCACTGTATTGTTTAGCTTTTAGTTTGGATGCTGAGCAGCCGGATTATGACTTGGATTCGGAAGATGAGATCTTTGTGAATAAGTTGAAGAAAAGAATGGACATCTCTCCTTTGCAATTTGAGGAGATGATAGACAGACTAGAAAAGGGCAGCGGTCAGCAGGTACAATGGTACTTTGAATAAACAATTTGAAATAACACATTCTAGATATTGCTATATAAAAGTGACATGCTGGGTTTTACATTTAGCCAGTCAGCCTGCAAGAGGCCAAGCTGTTGCTGAAGGAGGATGATGAATTGATCAGAGAAGTGTATGAGTACTggattaaaaagaggaaaaactgtcGAGGTCCCTCTCTTATCCCAGCAGTGAAACAAGAGAAGCGAGATGGCTCCAGCACAAATGATCCTTACGTTGCTTTTAGAAGACGAACAGAAAAGATGCAGACACGAAAAGTAAGTAGATCAttacttctctctgctttctttctcttccttctccccctctcaGAAATAATTCTGCCGTGTagtataaaacaataaaatttggggtgttcttttgttttaatttgcaagGGTAAAAACATAAACTGCTTTAGGACAGCTGTTGAATGAAagtctgtatttattattttttcactaaATGTACCGCTAAACCTGTTTGTGGTGTTGGCAAGCTGTAGCTCATTGATAACATACACGTGATTCTCTTCGGTTTAAtatgtgtggggtttttctatatacataaatatttagaaCTTAAATAATTGAATTAAAGTAAATGATGTGGAGAAACATATACGCTATGTATCTACAGAATCGAAAAAATGATGAAGCATCTTATGAGAAGATGCTTAAGCTGCGTCGAGATCTGAGTCGTGCAGTAACTATCCTGGAGATGataaaaaggagggaaaaaagcaagagagagtTGCTGCATTTAACACTGGAAATTATGGAAAAGAGGTAATGTTTATTGAAAATTTACTGCAAAAAGCTTTGGAAAGTACTTTGTATTCAGATGTCCACAAATACTTAAGtgagtgagattttttttttaaatagggatTTAGATTAGACTCTTTCACGTACACAGGATAGCATATTTTCATACCATGGCTATGGagagcaaaatgaaacattaagaAGTTGCTTATTATGGAGAAGTGACCCGTCGCACTAATATGCATTGTTTTATTACATGTGTACAGGTATtcaaatgtatgtatatatccTATATATTATACAGGAAGAGAGATCATAGTTTCAGGTGAATTCATTTGGAAATCTGTGTTAAGCTTAAATGCATAAATTAAGGAAATACCACCTAATTTTAAGGCCATTTCCAGTCATTaccattcttctttctctttgttattGCTGTTCTGTTTTAGCAAACCTTGATCTAATACCCTcttgaggaaaacaaataagcaTTTCATACAATATAGCATGTTGTTCTGTGAGTCATCTCCAACTAGTGCTTCTTTTGACATCCTGTTTGTCAGCTGTGCTGAAGACCAAATGCTCTGCTCTGTCAACTGTCACTTTCCCAATCAACTGAGAATCACATTTGCAATGTGGAGTTGTTCTTTAGGTTGATACTTAGAATCTGAATAGACTTCTCAGTGTAAGCATCcatgtttgaaaacaaatgttttgagTCAGTATTTTAAAGCTCTAAAACTTACTTTTTAGTCTGCTTTCTTAGGGAGACAAGTTGAATGTCAGTCTGCCCTCTCTACCAGGAGCGCTTTTTTCAAGTACTGTCCATTTTCAGTACAAATAGAGAGGGGACAAATCTCAAAGATCTTCCAGTagctttttcaagaaaataagctGTTGAATAGAGGGAAGACTCTAATGCCCCCCTCAGAGTGGAAAGCTGCACTTCAGCTCAGCACTTTCCACAGGACTTGAAATGTTACACGCTTCATGGATCTGTTTGTTGTGAAACTATTCCATAACACAGAAGAGAGAGGATTCATGAATAAGGCACTCTCCCTCACACCTTTGGGTgataaatgtatatttttaaatggtaccAGTCCCCAAGGCCagcgtggggtgggggggtgtggtgGAACCCTCTCCTGTTCTGTTCTTCTcgtttctgcttctttcctttctattaCTGTTTTTTGGAGATGTTTTACAGGGTAGttatccttttatttatttgtcagCATTAGTGATTGCAATGAAGTTTCCATGTTATTATTCCCCTTTTCTGGAACAATACTTTCTGGGATGTCATCCCAGACATACCTCTAGCCTAAGTTGCAAGTATTagtctgtgtttttctgtgttgcacAGTTTTTTTCCCAGACATACGTTGTAAACATtccaacaaataaaaaaaaaattctgatttcagGTATAATTTGGGTGACTACAGTGGAGAGATCATGTCTGAGGTCATGGCACAACGGCAGCCGATTAAACCTACCTATGCTATTCCCATCATTCCTGTGACTAACAGCAGTCCTTTTAAACACCAAGAAGCTATGGAACTGAAAGAATTTAAAGTTAAAGTAAGTAATGTCAGTAACAGAGTTACTGGTTCATGCTGTTACATATGCAAGGTACAGCATTTTAGGATGGGAGGAGTGGGGAAGCTGAAACTGGAAATAGACTGGCAAAGCTgtagttgaaataaaatgctttgttcTGTTGGAGTTAAAAGGATAACGTATAGACTACTGACATTCCTcaagacagaaataaaggaTGTATATATGACTACAGACAAAAGGATACATGCAATTGTATTCTTATTCTGGGGgatacaaacatttttctctattaCTGTCCATAAAGTTAGGATATCctgaagaaaactgtatttattacCTAGATATTGGACAAAGGTAGGACTAATGAGATAAAACCCATCTCTTGTTCTAAATTAACATAGTTATTTTAATCTggagggttgttttttggtttgtgtttttaaatatgatCCACAGATGTGTTCTAGCATGCTATatatcttctggttttgtatttaaGTGAAGTATCAAATAACCTGATTTGATTTAGAAAGCTGAGCAGCGCTTTCTTTCCTGCAAACTTTAATTTTGTGTCATACAAAGCACAGCTACGGTGCCAGCAACTGAGTATATTAAATAGGTCAGGTAACACAGGAGAAATGCTGAGGTATAACTGGAATTTTAAACAAAGACTTCTTACAACAGAAGAATGTCCAAAGGCTGTTCTGAATCTGACAAGGTGGCTTGAATCAGTGAATGCTTCCGTTGATAGTAGAGCGTTGTAATTGAGATTGCTGGAGTGTACTTACCTATTCGTGATGTTGGGTCAGTGCAGTGTCTTGCAGCTTGGAAGAAATCTATTTCTTGAAAACTTGGGAAATGCACTTAAACTTGACTTTGCATAGTATGGggaaatgtgtttaatttttagAGGATTTTCTGAGATTCTTGGTATCTTTGAGAAGTCTAACTtctatttttgcctttaaagTATTGTTTGGTACCTAGTAAGTCCCTAACACTGCATAAATGcctattaatttaaaatattagaaaataaaaaaggtgcCTCACGGAGGTCATTGTATGTATTTTGGTCTACTTCTCCAAAGTGACCGTTAACTTAACCGCTAGTGTTTCATCTAGCATGGGTTGAGCAAACAGTGCTTGATTCCACCTTGTCTGTTGAATGTTTCAGTTACTGGAAATGAAATACAGATATTCATGAAACGACTGTGTTTTGCTATCAAGATGGTGGAGAGATGAGTTCGCTCCCTAGCTGGCTTACACAGGAGTTTTGTAAAATTCCTGTTTTAATATaatttgcttgtgtgtgtgattttatgctgcctttttttttttcttgcagcaagATAAACCTGATGTTATTAGACCCAAAAGAAAGTATGAGAAGAAGCCAAAAGTCTTACCTtcgtctgctgctgctgctcctcaacAGACAAGTCCTGCTGCACTGCCAGTCTTTAATGCTAAAGATTTAAATCAGTATGATTTTCCTAGCTCAGATGAAGAACCTCTCTCCCAGGTAGGACCTCTAGAGTTCTGTGCTGCTCTTGGGGAAAGAATAGAGCCAAAACTCAAGAATTTACTAATATCTCTCCTCATATACACCCACACCCCCTCTTTAAAGGTTTTGTCTGGTTCTTCGGAggctgaggaagaaaatgatcCTGATGGTCCTTTCGCCTTCCGTAGGAAAGCAGGCTGTCAGTACTATGCTGTAAGTAGACTTTCCTTACGTATCGTAAGACAGAGCATCATTGTGGGAAAACAGCTTGTGtttaattgtttaaaattattttaagcctCATTTAGACCAACCTGGCAACTGG
This sequence is a window from Pelecanus crispus isolate bPelCri1 chromosome 2, bPelCri1.pri, whole genome shotgun sequence. Protein-coding genes within it:
- the EPC1 gene encoding enhancer of polycomb homolog 1 isoform X7 → MSKLSFRARALDASKPLPVFRCEDLPDLAEYASINRAVPQMPTGMEKEEESEHHLQRAISAQQVYGEKRDNMVIPVPEAESNIAYYESIYPGEFKMPKQLIHIQPFSLDAEQPDYDLDSEDEIFVNKLKKRMDISPLQFEEMIDRLEKGSGQQPVSLQEAKLLLKEDDELIREVYEYWIKKRKNCRGPSLIPAVKQEKRDGSSTNDPYVAFRRRTEKMQTRKNRKNDEASYEKMLKLRRDLSRAVTILEMIKRREKSKRELLHLTLEIMEKRYNLGDYSGEIMSEVMAQRQPIKPTYAIPIIPVTNSSPFKHQEAMELKEFKVKQDKPDVIRPKRKYEKKPKVLPSSAAAAPQQTSPAALPVFNAKDLNQYDFPSSDEEPLSQVLSGSSEAEEENDPDGPFAFRRKAGCQYYAPHLDQPGNWPWSSPKEGRLGDVRYRYCLTTLTVPQRCIGFARRRVGRGGRVLLDRAHSDYDNTFHQLDLEMFSSSQHSSISQFANTSETNTSSDKSFSKDLSQILVNIKSCRWRHFRPRTPSLHDSDNDELSCRKLYRGINRTGTAQPGTQTCSTSIQSKSSSGSAHFESETSLGLVHQILNHTDGSKSLQSSEFTAFTAEQYQQHQQQLALMQKQQLAQIHQQQANRFISNCQLLP
- the EPC1 gene encoding enhancer of polycomb homolog 1 isoform X9, coding for MSKLSFRARALDASKPLPVFRCEDLPDLAEYASINRAVPQMPTGMEKEEESEHHLQRAISAQQVYGEKRDNMVIPVPEAESNIAYYESIYPGEFKMPKQLIHIQPFSLDAEQPDYDLDSEDEIFVNKLKKRMDISPLQFEEMIDRLEKGSGQQPVSLQEAKLLLKEDDELIREVYEYWIKKRKNCRGPSLIPAVKQEKRDGSSTNDPYVAFRRRTEKMQTRKNRKNDEASYEKMLKLRRDLSRAVTILEMIKRREKSKRELLHLTLEIMEKRYNLGDYSGEIMSEVMAQRQPIKPTYAIPIIPVTNSSPFKHQEAMELKEFKVKQDKPDVIRPKRKYEKKPKVLPSSAAAAPQQTSPAALPVFNAKDLNQYDFPSSDEEPLSQVLSGSSEAEEENDPDGPFAFRRKAGCQYYAPHLDQPGNWPWSSPKEGRLGDVRYRYCLTTLTVPQRCIGFARRRVGRGGRVLLDRAHSDYDNTFHQLDLEMFSSSQHSSISQFANTSETNTSSDKSFSKDLSQILVNIKSCRWRHFRPRTPSLHDSDNDELSCRKLYRGINRTGTAQPGTQTCSTSIQSKSSSGSAHFGFISNCQLLP
- the EPC1 gene encoding enhancer of polycomb homolog 1 isoform X8; the encoded protein is MSKLSFRARALDASKPLPVFRCEDLPDLAEYASINRAVPQMPTGMEKEEESEHHLQRAISAQQVYGEKRDNMVIPVPEAESNIAYYESIYPGEFKMPKQLIHIQPFSLDAEQPDYDLDSEDEIFVNKLKKRMDISPLQFEEMIDRLEKGSGQQPVSLQEAKLLLKEDDELIREVYEYWIKKRKNCRGPSLIPAVKQEKRDGSSTNDPYVAFRRRTEKMQTRKNRKNDEASYEKMLKLRRDLSRAVTILEMIKRREKSKRELLHLTLEIMEKRYNLGDYSGEIMSEVMAQRQPIKPTYAIPIIPVTNSSPFKHQEAMELKEFKVKQDKPDVIRPKRKYEKKPKVLPSSAAAAPQQTSPAALPVFNAKDLNQYDFPSSDEEPLSQVLSGSSEAEEENDPDGPFAFRRKAGCQYYAPHLDQPGNWPWSSPKEGRLGDVRYRYCLTTLTVPQRCIGFARRRVGRGGRVLLDRAHSDYDNTFHQLDLEMFSSSQHSSISQFANTSETNTSSDKSFSKDLSQILVNIKSCRWRHFRPRTPSLHDSDNDELSCRKLYRGINRTGTAQPGTQTCSTSIQSKSSSGSAHFESETSLGLVHQILNHTDGSKSLQSSEFTGFISNCQLLP